The Carnobacterium gallinarum DSM 4847 nucleotide sequence AAGTGATTAGTGGGATGAAGAGTGCGATTGATTTTCAAGCAATGCCTTTTGTCATCTTTAGTGACCCAGAAGTCGCTTATACAGGGTTAACGGAGAGCGAGGCAAAGGCAAAGGGATATGAAACGATTGCCAGCCGTTTTCCATTCCAAGCAAACGGAAGAGCTCTATCTGTTTCGGACGCTGATGGTTTTGTCCAGATTGTCGCGGAGAAGGACACCAATTTGGTGCTAGGTGTGCAAATGGTAGGACCAGAGGTATCCTCTCTCATTGCTGAAGCTGTCTTTGCAATTGAGGCCGGAGCAACTGCAGAAGATCTCAGCCTCACCATCCATGCACATCCAACCTTGCCGGAACCACTCATGGAAGCTGCTGAAGGGGTTTTGGGGCATGCTATCCACATGCTCAATAAGAAACAGTAAGTAGAAACCAAAAAGCTGGGACAATCAATGTTACCTGATTGAAGCAAAAAGAAAGCTAGTAAAACCTTAATCTGGACTCTATAAAGTGAGCTCTTAAAAAGAGATCCTTTATAGAGTCTTTTTTTGTACCCACAATGGAAGCTAAAGAAGCTGATTCCGGTGGAATACCGGAATCAGCTTCTGAGATAAACTGCCTGAGCTCTCTTTAGTTATCCTTGGCTTGGAGCCTAGCTTAGCCATTTTTGCCTGCCTATCCAGCAACCCGGCAGTTCATTTCCTTTTCGCCCCTTCCTAATCCCTTTTGGACGTAGTTCCCTCTTCTTTTTCGAAAAAGAGGAGGTAGACGATCATGGTACCCACTCCGATGGTGAGGAAAACATCTGCCACGTTGAATATCGGGAAATCAATGAAATCGAATCGGAGCATATCCACCACATAGCCGAGACGCATGCGGTCAATGAAGTTGCCCAAAGCCCCCGCCAGGATGAAGGAGAAGCTGATACCGGCCAAAATGCTCCTTTGCGGCAGGTTATGGAAGGTGTAGACCAGATACCCCACCACCAGGACGGTGATGATGAAGAAGAGGCCCATCCTCCCTTGCAATATCCCCCAGGCGGCCCCACGGTTCTGGATGTAGTACAGGGAAAAAATATTTGGGATAACTTCCAGCTCATCGTACAAGGCGAAATTCTGGACGATTCCCCACTTCACTAGTTGATCTATGGCAATCAAAACAGCTGCCAGTAAGTAATATAAAATCATACAGCAACCTCTCTTTATCAGTAATACAAGCACTATTCATTGTAGACGACAGGAACGAGGAAGTAAAGTTCTTCGTCGGAACATTATTCGCCTACTGGTTCTGTTGCAAAGTTTTAAATAAAGAATAAAATCCCTTACGGTATCTATGATTTAAGCTGGGATTCCCAATAATACCTTGATTTCAGTAGACACCGAAAAGCCGAAGAGCGTTCCATTTCTTCGGTTCTTTTTATATATTCCTCGAATGGTCTCCATGCCCTTAATCGTGGAAGAGGCTGTACGGAGACTTTGATAAAATTTATTCCGTCGTTTAATAGGTCGATGGTCTTGTTCTATTAAATTGTTAAGATACTTCACAGTTCGGTGCTCTGTCTTAGTATATAAACCCACACTCTGTAACTTTCTAAAGGCGGAGCCAAGAGAAAGTGCTTTATCGGTCACAATTGCTTTCGGCTCACCAAACTGTTTATGGAGTCGTTTTAAGAAAGCATAGGCTGCTTGCGTATCCCGTTTCTTTCGTAACCAGATATCTAAGGTTAAGCCGTCCGCATCAATTGCACGATAAAGATAATGCCAACGTCCCTTAATTTTGATATAGGTTTCGTCCATTTTCCATGAATAGAAGGATTGTCTATTTTTCTTCTTCCAAAGATCATAGAGGACTTTGCTGTACTCTTGCACCCAACGATAAATCGTAGTATGACAAACATTTATTCCACGATCATATAACAATTCCTGAACTTCACGATAGCTTAGATTGTAACGCAGGTAGTAACCAACAGTGACAATAATGACGTCTTTTTTGAATTGTTTGCCTTTAAAATAATTCATTACTCTGTCCTCTCTGTCTTTTTTCTCAATTTTACACTAAAATAGATTTTTTGGAAACTTTGCAACAGAACCACATATTGGCTATACAAAAGATCATATTAATCAGTCAGTTATCATAAACGCTCGGAGTGGATCATATTATTTTGTGCCTAATTTAGGATGGATTGACAAAAAAGCTTTTAATGTAAATATTCAAAGGCAAGTAGATGCAATTAAGAGTACAAATGTTACAACCAATAAAAAATGGATAATGAGAGAGAAAAGAAATCATTTAACCGTTTTAGATACTAACATGACTATTGATACATTGCCTTGGGGGCAAAAAGGGTTTAAGAATATTGGAAGAGCTAATAGCTATGCAAATAACTATGTAAGTATTACTCAAGATGCAGGTTCTTATTTTTATAGTCCAGATTTAAGAGGTTGGATAGACAAAAAGAGTTTGAGTACAAATTAATTATTCATATTAATTAAAGATAATAAAAGACCAACAGGGTATACTTAGTTGTCATTTTCATTAGTTAGTATTATATTAGGGTTTGTCGAATGACAACTAAGTTGTGCAATTATGAGGTGAGAAAGTGTCTAAAACGAAAAAAATAAATGATGAATTAAAATCTCTTTTTTGGGGAGAACTATCCAGTAGTATCATGTTTCCTTTACTTTATTTATTGTGGGCTAGAACTTCAAAATTTAATTTTGCCACATTTTTTATTTTGATAGGATTATCTATTGTTTTATTACAAGGAACTTTATATTGGAAGTATATGATAAAAAAAATGAATGGGAAGAAAGTAATGAAACGATGGGAGGTTGGACGGTTATTTCATCAATTTAAAGTTTTTAATATTTTTATGTTGATTTTTTTAGCTATTCTAATCATATATTTTTCTAGTGTTACTGGTTTTTATCAAATGTTATTTCAAATTTTTGTGTATTTATTTCTTATCTTAGAATATATAAATTATTTTCATATACGATTGTCTTTCTATACGAAAAATAAAATGTTTTTGCAAGTTATTAAACCAATAAAAATCCTTTTTAATAGAACTGGTAAACCTTCGAGAATTGCAAATGATATTAAATATTTCAAACAAAATAAAGGTGATTTAAATGCTTAAAATTGGTTATGCAAGAGTTAGCAGTAAAAATCAAAATTTAGATAGACAGCTGAAGGCATTAGAGGGGGTTTCTAAGGTCTTTACTGATAAGACAAGCGGTCAGTCCATGGAACGTCCACAATTGCAAGCTATGCTGAAGTATATTCGTCATGGTGATATTGTTGTTGTTACCGAGTTGGATCGTTTAGGAAGGAACAATCAAGACCTTACAAATCTTATGAATAAGATTCAGTTAAAAGGAGCAACGCTTGAAGTCTTAAACTTACCGTCCATGAGTGGGATTGAGGACGAAAATTTAAGACGTTTGATTAATAACTTAGTCATTGAATTATACAAATATCAAGCGGAATCAGAGCGTAAACGAATTAAGGAACGACAGGCGCAAGGAATTGCGCTAGCAAAGCAAAAGGGAAAATTTAAAGGCGGTCAGCGTAAATTTAAAGAGAATGATTCCAGGTTACAACATGCTTTTAAGCTTTTTTTAGAGGGTTATACAGATAAGGAAGTTGAGGAAAGTACAGGTATTAATCGGCGGACGTTTGCCAGGTATCGACAGCGGTATGGTATTTATCGTTCAAAAGAAAGTGAGGGAATTAAGTGAGTACGGTTATTTTAGCTGAAAAACCAAGCCAGGCATTGGCGTATGCGAGTGCCTTAAAACAAAGTAGCAAAAAAGACGGATATTTTGAGATCAAAGACCCACTATTTACAGATGAAACGTTTATCACCTTTGGTTTTGGGCATTTAGTGGAATTAGCAGAACCAGGTCATTATGACGAAAAGTGGCAAAATTGGAAACTTGAATCTTTGCCGATCTTTCCTGATCGATACGATTTTGAAGTTGCAAAAGATAAGGGAAAGCAGTTTAAAATTGTTGCTGAACTTCTCAAAAAGGCAAATACAATTATTGTCGCAACAGATAGCGACAGAGAAGGTGAAAATAGTGCGACATGTTTCTAGTTGAAAAGACTAGGCACACTAACGGCTTAACAGACGTTAGTGGAGAACTTTCAGTTTGAGAGGTGGAATGATAGGGTAACGCCTTGAAACGCCTCCCTTAATACTCCGACATGCTATTTCTTACGTGTTAAAAGAAATGGTATGAAGCTCGGTGAAGTCGGCAGAAGGATACCGTAAGCAGAAATGATAAACATTGGTCTGCACGAAAATTTCCTAGAGGTAGGAACTGTATCTAATATGCCGGAGGTCGCAAAAAGTATAGTATGGTGAGAATGTGTGTAAAAGCACTGACGAACTGGCGAATGTACTGTCCTAAACGCCTAAGGCACAGAAATGTGTCGGGTAGAACATGATTGAAGAAATCATGTCACTCTACGGTATCATGCGGTGGAGTAAGAATTGTTTTTATGAAACTCCGTGAAGTGTTATAGGCACTTGAAGTGATACAGGGCAAAAGCCAGCACCTAAGCTATTACATTGATAAAACTGAAGGAACGTGGGAAGCCAAGAACGTGGAGCGCACACACGCAATGAAGCGGATATAAGGAAAGTATTAGTATATAACTTATATTTATCTTGGTGAAAGTAGTGGCATGACCGGTGAAGGTTCTGTAATGGAACTGGAGGAATAGCCACAAGTCAACAAATTTAAATCAATTTATTAAGTAACCTAAGTCAAACCATAGATTCCTGTAAGACCAAAAGGTCACAACCAATAACTAGGGGGTGACGAACTATGAACAACCACCGAAACAAGAAAAATAATAAGCTTCGATATTCTGAGTATTATGGAATGCAAGAAGCTTATGATAACTTGTATCAACGTAGTGTAGAAAATCAAAATTTCAAGTCATTAATGAAAATTATCATATCCGATGACAATATCTTGCTTGCGTATCGTAATATAAAGCGCAACTCAGGAAGTCTTACGGCAGGTATTGACGGTAAAACCATTAAAGATATTGAAA carries:
- a CDS encoding GW dipeptide domain-containing protein — protein: MPNLGWIDKKAFNVNIQRQVDAIKSTNVTTNKKWIMREKRNHLTVLDTNMTIDTLPWGQKGFKNIGRANSYANNYVSITQDAGSYFYSPDLRGWIDKKSLSTN
- a CDS encoding recombinase family protein, translating into MLKIGYARVSSKNQNLDRQLKALEGVSKVFTDKTSGQSMERPQLQAMLKYIRHGDIVVVTELDRLGRNNQDLTNLMNKIQLKGATLEVLNLPSMSGIEDENLRRLINNLVIELYKYQAESERKRIKERQAQGIALAKQKGKFKGGQRKFKENDSRLQHAFKLFLEGYTDKEVEESTGINRRTFARYRQRYGIYRSKESEGIK
- the lspA gene encoding signal peptidase II — protein: MILYYLLAAVLIAIDQLVKWGIVQNFALYDELEVIPNIFSLYYIQNRGAAWGILQGRMGLFFIITVLVVGYLVYTFHNLPQRSILAGISFSFILAGALGNFIDRMRLGYVVDMLRFDFIDFPIFNVADVFLTIGVGTMIVYLLFFEKEEGTTSKRD
- a CDS encoding IS6 family transposase — translated: MNYFKGKQFKKDVIIVTVGYYLRYNLSYREVQELLYDRGINVCHTTIYRWVQEYSKVLYDLWKKKNRQSFYSWKMDETYIKIKGRWHYLYRAIDADGLTLDIWLRKKRDTQAAYAFLKRLHKQFGEPKAIVTDKALSLGSAFRKLQSVGLYTKTEHRTVKYLNNLIEQDHRPIKRRNKFYQSLRTASSTIKGMETIRGIYKKNRRNGTLFGFSVSTEIKVLLGIPA
- a CDS encoding toprim domain-containing protein, with the translated sequence MSTVILAEKPSQALAYASALKQSSKKDGYFEIKDPLFTDETFITFGFGHLVELAEPGHYDEKWQNWKLESLPIFPDRYDFEVAKDKGKQFKIVAELLKKANTIIVATDSDREGENSATCF